One genomic region from Knoellia sp. p5-6-4 encodes:
- a CDS encoding SpoIIE family protein phosphatase produces the protein MPTQPMRAHHTFAADARSVSQARLFARQTLEEWGAGDLVDNATLLVSELVTNAIVHAGTTALLRLRLDAQVLRLEVEDRHPSRSLPLGAQEPTDAEGGRGLLITSALASAWGVEYTGTSKSVWALCSRDMASARPESSAAGTTQEPLRVAAVEMSGHGVVTAWNPDATAMFGWTPEEVIGRTFEEMVDSLPGDRPPRELTTPAAAAPWQGTYAVVCKDGVPAAVFASHVPAGRGRGSVALLVPASRRDLLEHPVAAARASRTRADPLGIREDVLQRLGIDDYLSLAVERVRDPISADASYLLLVRDFDDEFEVKAVSGLPDALRGTRLEAGSAGVPDPRTPHLPVVVTDLSDLEVPLLQGTGLGSLLVVPVVIEGRVIGALGAAAERADSFADDQAVELQRFADSIAVAADRARLQRSERERRGWLSFIAEAGDLLAGSLDQSMTMAITGQIVVPRLASWCAVYLDDERGNPVLEHVWHADEQLVEPLLAALEDTSPDQLGDSVDMLLGQSLTVIRMVARGRQIGFLTLGRPKDNPLRSETFLVAESIARRAALAIDNARAHGALLAVGQALQQSLLPSSMDVPPGLDVGVVYEAAGEGASAGGDFYDLFAVGGGTWCFVVGDVCGKGAEAAAVTGLARHTIRALAQAGFPVPAVLERLNAAILAEGSRSRFLTLVCGTLHLDGRRLRANVVNAGHPPPFVVRNGGGVTQIGRPQPLLGVLDQVEYEAEQHVFERGEVLVVVTDGVLERRRNDHMVGEKGLSTELSRAAHLPAQAVAERIRQLVLDFTAEPPQDDMAIFVVRVGD, from the coding sequence ATGCCCACCCAGCCGATGCGCGCCCACCACACTTTCGCCGCGGACGCGCGCTCGGTGTCGCAGGCACGGCTCTTCGCCCGACAGACTTTGGAGGAATGGGGCGCCGGGGACCTGGTCGACAACGCCACCCTCCTCGTCAGCGAGCTGGTCACCAACGCGATCGTCCACGCGGGGACGACAGCCCTCCTCCGGCTCAGGCTCGACGCCCAGGTCCTCCGGCTCGAGGTGGAGGACCGTCATCCTTCACGGTCGCTGCCGCTGGGGGCCCAGGAGCCGACCGACGCCGAGGGCGGCCGCGGGCTGTTGATCACGTCGGCGCTGGCCTCGGCCTGGGGGGTCGAGTACACCGGCACCTCCAAGAGCGTGTGGGCGCTGTGCTCCCGCGACATGGCATCGGCGCGGCCCGAGTCCAGCGCGGCGGGGACGACGCAGGAGCCTCTCCGCGTCGCGGCCGTCGAGATGTCCGGTCACGGCGTCGTCACGGCGTGGAACCCCGATGCGACCGCGATGTTCGGCTGGACCCCCGAAGAGGTGATCGGGAGGACCTTCGAGGAGATGGTCGACTCCCTTCCCGGGGACCGGCCGCCGCGCGAGCTCACCACACCGGCGGCGGCCGCGCCGTGGCAGGGCACCTACGCGGTGGTGTGCAAGGACGGTGTGCCCGCAGCGGTCTTCGCCTCCCACGTCCCTGCCGGCCGCGGCCGGGGATCGGTGGCGTTGCTCGTACCAGCGAGCCGGCGCGACCTGCTCGAGCACCCGGTGGCCGCCGCCCGGGCGTCCCGTACCCGGGCCGATCCGCTGGGCATCAGGGAGGACGTGCTGCAGCGCCTGGGCATCGATGACTACCTCTCCCTGGCCGTGGAGCGGGTGAGGGACCCGATCTCGGCGGATGCGTCCTACCTCCTGCTGGTGCGGGACTTCGACGACGAGTTCGAGGTCAAGGCCGTCAGCGGCCTGCCGGATGCCCTTCGCGGCACGCGGCTGGAAGCCGGCTCGGCAGGCGTCCCCGACCCGCGCACGCCGCACCTGCCGGTGGTGGTGACCGACCTCTCCGACCTGGAGGTGCCGCTGTTGCAGGGAACCGGTCTGGGATCGCTGCTCGTCGTGCCCGTCGTCATCGAGGGCAGGGTCATCGGGGCGTTGGGGGCGGCCGCCGAACGCGCGGACTCCTTCGCCGACGACCAGGCGGTCGAGCTGCAGCGTTTCGCCGACTCGATAGCCGTGGCTGCGGACCGTGCGCGACTCCAGAGGTCGGAACGTGAGCGGCGCGGTTGGCTCAGCTTCATCGCTGAGGCGGGGGACCTGCTCGCAGGATCGCTCGACCAGTCCATGACCATGGCGATCACCGGACAGATCGTTGTGCCCCGCCTTGCGAGCTGGTGCGCCGTGTACCTCGACGACGAGCGGGGGAACCCGGTGCTGGAACACGTCTGGCACGCCGACGAGCAGCTCGTCGAGCCACTCCTCGCAGCGCTCGAGGACACCAGCCCCGACCAGCTCGGAGACTCGGTCGACATGCTCCTGGGCCAGTCGCTCACCGTTATCCGCATGGTCGCCCGGGGGCGGCAGATCGGTTTCCTGACCCTTGGCCGCCCGAAGGACAACCCGCTGCGCAGCGAGACGTTCCTCGTCGCCGAGTCCATCGCGCGCAGGGCGGCCCTGGCGATCGACAACGCAAGGGCGCACGGCGCCCTGCTTGCCGTCGGCCAGGCGCTCCAGCAGAGCCTGTTGCCCTCGTCGATGGACGTTCCGCCGGGGCTCGACGTGGGCGTGGTCTACGAGGCCGCAGGAGAGGGCGCCTCCGCCGGCGGCGACTTCTACGACCTCTTCGCGGTCGGCGGCGGCACGTGGTGCTTCGTCGTCGGCGACGTGTGTGGAAAGGGGGCGGAGGCCGCGGCCGTCACCGGCTTGGCGCGGCACACCATCCGGGCTCTGGCCCAGGCCGGCTTCCCGGTTCCGGCCGTCCTCGAGCGGCTGAACGCCGCGATCCTCGCCGAGGGCTCGAGGTCGCGGTTCCTGACCCTGGTGTGCGGGACGCTCCATCTCGATGGGCGACGGCTGAGGGCGAACGTCGTGAACGCCGGCCACCCCCCACCGTTCGTCGTGCGGAACGGCGGGGGGGTCACCCAGATCGGCCGGCCGCAGCCCTTGCTGGGGGTTCTCGACCAGGTGGAGTACGAGGCCGAGCAGCACGTGTTCGAACGGGGTGAGGTCCTCGTCGTGGTCACCGACGGCGTGCTGGAGAGACGCCGGAACGACCACATGGTCGGTGAGAAGGGGCTCAGCACCGAGCTGAGCCGTGCCGCTCACCTGCCTGCTCAGGCGGTGGCCGAGAGGATCCGCCAGCTGGTCCTCGACTTCACCGCGGAGCCGCCACAGGACGACATGGCCATTTTCGTCGTCAGGGTCGGGGACTGA
- a CDS encoding TIGR03960 family B12-binding radical SAM protein, with translation MSGMSVFPALEPLLEQVSKPIQYVGGELNSTVKDWNCGGFGPAGDDLTVRWALMYPDAYEVGVPNQGVMILYEVLNEREDALAERTYAVWPDLERLMRESAVPQFTVDAHRSVRDFDLFGVSFSTELGYTNMLTALDLAGIPLHSVDRTDDDPVVIAGGHAAFNPEPIADFIDAAIVGDGEQAVLTVTDLVSEWKAQGRPGGRRELLLRLARTGGVYVPALYDVDYLPDGRIKRVAPKQDASGVPWRVAKHTVMDLDEWPYPKQPLVPLAESVHERMSVEIFRGCTRGCRFCQAGMITRPVRERSITGIGEMVERGLSATGFEEVGLLSLSSADHSEIADITKGLADRYEGTETGLSLPSTRVDAFNIDLANELTRNGRRSGLTFAPEGGSERIRKVINKMVTEEDLINTVAAAYGAGWRQVKLYFMCGLPTETDEDVLQIAELAKRVIETGRQVSGRRDIRCTVSIGGFVPKPHTPFQWCGQLGAEETDARLEKLRDAIRSDKRYGSSIGFRYHDGKPGIVEGLLSRGDRRVGRVIEAVWRDGGRFDGWSEHFSYERWMRCAEEALADLPVDVAWYTTRERGETEVLPWDHIDSGLDKEWLWDDWQDALDETEVDDCRWTPCFDCGVCPQMGTEIEIGPTGKKLLPLTVLGSGREQMLENAGHSH, from the coding sequence ATGTCTGGCATGTCCGTCTTCCCTGCCCTCGAGCCGCTGCTCGAGCAGGTCAGCAAGCCCATCCAGTACGTCGGCGGTGAGCTCAACTCGACCGTCAAGGACTGGAACTGCGGTGGGTTCGGCCCCGCGGGCGACGACCTGACGGTGCGGTGGGCGCTGATGTACCCGGACGCCTACGAGGTCGGCGTGCCCAACCAGGGCGTCATGATCCTCTACGAAGTCCTCAACGAGCGCGAGGATGCCCTCGCCGAGCGCACGTATGCCGTGTGGCCCGACCTCGAGCGCCTCATGCGTGAGTCCGCTGTGCCGCAGTTCACGGTCGACGCACACCGGTCGGTGCGCGACTTCGACCTCTTCGGGGTCTCGTTCTCCACCGAGCTCGGCTACACCAACATGCTCACGGCGCTCGACCTCGCCGGCATCCCGCTCCACTCGGTCGACCGCACCGACGACGACCCGGTCGTGATCGCCGGTGGCCACGCCGCGTTCAACCCCGAGCCGATCGCCGACTTCATCGACGCCGCCATCGTCGGCGACGGTGAGCAGGCGGTGCTGACCGTGACCGACCTCGTCTCGGAGTGGAAGGCCCAGGGCCGGCCGGGGGGCCGCCGCGAGCTGCTGCTGCGCCTGGCCCGCACCGGCGGCGTCTACGTGCCGGCGCTCTACGACGTCGACTACCTGCCGGACGGCCGCATCAAGCGCGTGGCGCCGAAGCAGGACGCGTCGGGTGTGCCGTGGCGGGTCGCCAAGCACACTGTCATGGACCTCGACGAGTGGCCCTACCCGAAGCAGCCGCTGGTGCCGCTCGCCGAGTCGGTGCACGAGCGCATGTCGGTCGAGATCTTCCGCGGCTGCACCCGCGGCTGCCGCTTCTGCCAGGCCGGCATGATCACCCGGCCGGTGCGCGAGCGCTCCATCACCGGCATCGGCGAAATGGTCGAGCGCGGGCTGTCGGCGACAGGCTTCGAGGAGGTCGGCCTCCTCTCGCTGAGCTCGGCCGACCACAGCGAGATCGCCGACATCACCAAGGGCCTCGCCGACCGCTACGAGGGCACCGAGACCGGCCTGTCGCTGCCGTCGACCCGGGTCGACGCGTTCAACATCGACCTTGCGAACGAGCTCACCCGCAACGGCCGCCGATCCGGCCTGACCTTCGCGCCCGAGGGCGGCAGTGAGCGCATCCGCAAGGTCATCAACAAGATGGTGACCGAGGAGGACCTCATCAACACCGTCGCGGCGGCCTACGGCGCGGGGTGGCGACAGGTGAAGCTCTACTTCATGTGTGGGCTGCCGACCGAGACCGACGAGGACGTGCTGCAGATCGCCGAGCTCGCAAAGCGGGTCATCGAGACCGGCCGGCAGGTCAGCGGTCGGCGCGACATCCGGTGCACCGTCTCCATCGGCGGCTTCGTGCCCAAGCCGCACACGCCCTTCCAGTGGTGCGGCCAGCTCGGCGCCGAGGAGACCGACGCCCGGCTCGAGAAGCTGCGCGACGCGATCCGCTCCGACAAGCGCTACGGCTCCTCGATCGGGTTCCGCTACCACGACGGCAAGCCCGGCATCGTCGAGGGGCTGCTCTCGCGCGGTGACCGCAGGGTCGGCCGGGTCATCGAGGCGGTCTGGCGCGACGGCGGCCGGTTCGACGGCTGGAGCGAGCACTTCTCCTACGAGCGCTGGATGCGCTGCGCCGAGGAGGCCCTGGCCGACCTGCCGGTCGACGTCGCCTGGTACACCACGCGCGAGCGCGGCGAGACCGAGGTGCTGCCCTGGGACCACATCGACTCCGGCCTCGACAAGGAGTGGCTCTGGGACGACTGGCAGGACGCCCTCGACGAGACCGAGGTCGACGACTGCCGCTGGACCCCGTGCTTCGACTGCGGCGTCTGCCCGCAGATGGGCACCGAGATCGAGATCGGCCCGACCGGCAAGAAGCTGCTGCCCCTGACCGTGCTCGGCTCCGGCCGCGAGCAGATGCTCGAGAACGCCGGACACTCCCACTGA
- a CDS encoding methyltransferase domain-containing protein, with protein MEAAERVREAMRAVPRARYLPRAQRFFAPADMALPIGHGQTNSQPSTVRAMLELLDVHEGHRVLDVGSGSGWTTAILAHLTGPTGSVLGVERVPALVEMGAANLAGAGMPWARVERATPGMLGAPSEGPFDRILVSAEPDHLPDELVAQLVPGGVMVIPVGGRMLRVRAAAGSPEVERGGYYRFVPLVQDGG; from the coding sequence GTGGAGGCCGCGGAACGGGTGCGGGAGGCCATGCGGGCGGTGCCGCGGGCCCGCTACCTGCCGAGGGCGCAGCGCTTCTTCGCACCGGCCGACATGGCCCTTCCGATCGGCCACGGGCAGACAAACTCGCAGCCGAGCACGGTGCGGGCCATGCTCGAGCTGCTCGACGTGCACGAGGGGCACCGGGTGCTCGACGTCGGCTCCGGCTCGGGCTGGACCACGGCGATCCTCGCGCACCTGACCGGCCCCACGGGGTCCGTCCTGGGCGTCGAGCGGGTGCCGGCGCTGGTGGAGATGGGTGCGGCCAACCTGGCCGGGGCCGGTATGCCGTGGGCTCGGGTCGAGCGGGCCACGCCCGGCATGCTCGGTGCCCCGTCGGAGGGGCCGTTCGACCGCATCCTCGTCTCCGCCGAGCCCGACCACCTACCCGACGAGCTCGTGGCCCAGCTGGTGCCCGGCGGGGTGATGGTCATCCCGGTGGGGGGCCGGATGCTGCGGGTGCGCGCCGCGGCCGGCAGCCCTGAGGTGGAGCGCGGCGGGTACTACCGGTTCGTGCCCCTGGTGCAGGACGGCGGCTAA
- a CDS encoding methylated-DNA--[protein]-cysteine S-methyltransferase, translating to MNAQGLGRRHLVLEPTPVGPLTLVAEGEGLVAVWMEDQRHHPGELTYGVCAATDDPVLARAAAQLEEYFAGERTEFDLPLAAQGTEFQRRVWAELVTIPYGETATYGELARRLGNPTGSRAVGLANGRNPLGIVVPCHRVVGTSGDLTGYGGGLPRKRLLLDLEARVAGRRLF from the coding sequence ATGAACGCGCAGGGTCTCGGCCGCCGACACCTCGTGCTGGAGCCGACCCCCGTCGGCCCGCTCACCCTCGTGGCAGAGGGCGAGGGGCTCGTCGCCGTCTGGATGGAGGACCAGCGCCACCACCCCGGGGAGCTGACCTACGGCGTGTGCGCCGCCACGGACGACCCGGTGCTCGCTCGCGCCGCGGCGCAGCTCGAGGAGTACTTCGCCGGCGAGCGCACGGAGTTCGACCTGCCCCTCGCCGCCCAGGGCACCGAGTTCCAGCGGCGGGTGTGGGCGGAGCTGGTGACGATCCCGTACGGCGAGACGGCGACCTACGGTGAGCTGGCCCGGCGCCTGGGCAACCCCACCGGCTCCCGAGCCGTCGGTCTCGCCAACGGGCGCAACCCCCTCGGCATCGTGGTGCCCTGTCACCGGGTCGTCGGCACCAGTGGCGACCTCACCGGCTACGGCGGCGGCCTGCCGCGCAAGCGCCTGCTGCTCGACCTCGAGGCGCGGGTGGCCGGTCGCCGTCTGTTCTAG
- a CDS encoding AlkA N-terminal domain-containing protein — MHEDHEACVRAVQAKDARFDGWFFTAVVTTGIYCRPSCPVVPPKPQNMRFYPSAAAAQRGGFRACKRCRPDAAPGSPQWSTRADVTARAMRLVADGVVDREGVAGLARHLGYSTRQLERLLTAEVGAGPLALARAQRAQTARVLVESTDLPMSEVAFAAGFGSLRSFNATVREVFALTPTALRQRAEPVVADERTQTATEPAWHHVALRLPFRAPLLPDSLFGHLVETRVPGVEEWRAGSYRRTLLLPRGPGVVALAPAGDHVAARVWLADLRDLSSAVARCRALLDLDADPAAVDDHLTGDPHLAPLVSRAPGRRVPRTVDADELALRVVLGQQVSTAAARTLAARLAAALGPAVSDPEGALTHCFPSPEVVAELDPDTLAMPRSRAATLVGLAAALASGAVRLGPGEDWGSAKAALAAQPGVGPWTVEMVAMRGLGDPDAFPATDLGVRQALASLGVRDAAALGQARRQWRPWGAYAVQHLWGMADHAVNRLPAEGSAA; from the coding sequence ATGCACGAGGACCACGAGGCCTGCGTCCGCGCCGTCCAGGCCAAGGACGCCCGGTTCGACGGGTGGTTCTTCACCGCCGTGGTGACGACCGGCATCTACTGCCGCCCGAGCTGCCCGGTGGTGCCGCCCAAGCCGCAGAACATGAGGTTCTACCCCAGCGCGGCCGCAGCCCAGCGGGGAGGCTTCCGCGCCTGCAAGCGCTGCCGCCCCGACGCGGCGCCCGGCTCGCCGCAGTGGTCCACCCGTGCCGACGTGACCGCCCGCGCGATGCGGCTCGTCGCCGACGGGGTGGTCGACCGCGAGGGCGTGGCCGGACTCGCGCGGCACCTCGGCTACAGCACCCGCCAGCTCGAGCGGCTGCTCACCGCCGAGGTGGGGGCCGGCCCGCTGGCGCTCGCCCGCGCCCAGCGCGCCCAGACCGCCCGGGTGCTCGTGGAGTCGACCGACCTGCCCATGAGCGAGGTCGCCTTCGCCGCCGGCTTCGGAAGCCTGCGCTCCTTCAACGCGACGGTCCGGGAGGTCTTCGCGCTGACGCCCACGGCCTTGCGGCAGCGTGCGGAACCCGTTGTCGCCGATGAGCGCACCCAGACCGCCACCGAACCGGCCTGGCACCACGTGGCGCTGCGCCTGCCGTTCCGGGCGCCGCTGCTGCCGGACAGCCTGTTCGGGCACCTCGTCGAGACGCGGGTGCCCGGCGTGGAGGAGTGGCGTGCCGGCTCCTACCGCCGCACCCTGCTGCTGCCCCGCGGGCCGGGGGTGGTCGCCCTGGCGCCGGCCGGCGACCACGTCGCGGCGCGTGTGTGGCTCGCCGACCTGCGCGACCTCTCCAGCGCCGTGGCCCGCTGCCGGGCGCTGCTCGATCTCGACGCCGACCCGGCGGCGGTCGACGACCACCTCACCGGTGACCCCCACCTCGCACCACTCGTCTCCCGCGCGCCCGGCCGCCGGGTGCCTCGCACGGTCGACGCCGACGAGCTCGCCCTGCGCGTCGTCCTCGGGCAGCAGGTGTCGACGGCGGCCGCCCGCACGCTCGCGGCCAGGCTGGCGGCCGCCCTCGGCCCTGCGGTCAGCGACCCCGAGGGTGCGCTGACGCACTGCTTCCCGTCTCCCGAGGTGGTTGCCGAGCTCGACCCGGACACCCTTGCCATGCCGCGCAGCCGCGCAGCCACGCTGGTCGGGCTCGCGGCGGCCCTCGCGTCGGGCGCCGTCAGGTTGGGCCCCGGCGAGGACTGGGGGAGTGCCAAGGCCGCTCTCGCCGCGCAGCCGGGCGTCGGCCCGTGGACCGTCGAGATGGTGGCCATGCGCGGGCTCGGAGACCCGGACGCCTTCCCGGCCACCGACCTCGGGGTCAGGCAGGCTCTGGCGTCCCTCGGCGTCCGGGACGCCGCCGCCCTCGGCCAAGCCCGACGGCAGTGGCGGCCGTGGGGCGCGTATGCCGTGCAGCACCTATGGGGGATGGCGGACCACGCGGTGAACCGGCTCCCGGCCGAGGGCTCGGCAGCATGA
- a CDS encoding long-chain fatty acid--CoA ligase → MTLHYRTPADEPVDRSLIEKRATSVAHLFRSRVEASANDVAYSFPRGDAWVPVTWKEAREQAYRLAAGLIALGVGPEARVSIASTTRYEWAICDLAIMCAGAATTTIYPTTIPGDVSYILSNSDSRVVFAEDDAQIAKLREVRHEIPHVTRVVTYDGTPDGDWVITLDELDQMGAELLATDSGAVDERIDALTPERLATIIYTSGTTGRPKGVRLTHDAWTYEGAAVDSIGILSKDDLQFLWLPLSHVLGKILLTIPMQIGFPTAIDGRVDKIVENLGAVKPTFMGAPPRIFEKAKGRISMMMQEEGGIKYRLFQWAEGVGDRAAALRSQGREPSGLLGLQYSLADKLVLHKVRERFGGRVRFFVSGSAALDPAIAKWFDAFGILILEGYGLTETSAFSFVNRPNAYQHGTVGWPAPGTEVKIAEDGEVLVRGPGVMEGYHNAQDQTAETMDVQGWLHTGDIGEVDERGFLKITDRKKDMFKTSGGKYVAPSRIESTFKGMCPYVSQMLVHGADRHFVSALVTLDPDAMQGWAAANNMAGKSYSEVVTSQRCRDMVQAYIDELNMTLNRWEQIKKFTILDRDFSVEEGEITPSMKLRRKVVNERYRGQLDAHYADTPVK, encoded by the coding sequence ATGACGCTGCACTACCGGACCCCTGCCGACGAGCCCGTCGACCGGAGCCTGATCGAGAAGAGGGCGACCAGCGTGGCGCACCTGTTCCGGAGCCGGGTGGAGGCCAGCGCCAACGACGTGGCGTACTCGTTCCCGCGTGGCGACGCCTGGGTGCCGGTGACGTGGAAGGAGGCCCGCGAGCAGGCCTACCGGCTGGCCGCCGGCCTCATCGCCCTCGGCGTGGGTCCGGAGGCCCGCGTGTCGATCGCCTCCACGACGCGCTACGAGTGGGCCATCTGCGACCTGGCGATCATGTGCGCCGGCGCGGCCACCACGACGATCTACCCGACGACCATCCCCGGCGACGTCTCCTACATCCTGTCCAACTCGGACAGCCGCGTCGTCTTCGCCGAGGACGACGCCCAGATCGCCAAGCTGCGCGAGGTCCGCCACGAGATCCCGCACGTGACGCGGGTCGTCACCTACGACGGCACCCCCGACGGCGACTGGGTCATCACCCTCGACGAGCTCGACCAGATGGGCGCCGAGCTGCTCGCCACCGACTCCGGTGCCGTCGACGAGCGCATCGACGCCCTCACCCCGGAGCGGCTGGCCACGATCATCTACACCTCGGGCACCACCGGTCGCCCGAAGGGCGTTCGGCTGACCCACGACGCGTGGACCTACGAGGGCGCGGCGGTCGACTCGATCGGCATCCTCAGCAAGGACGACCTGCAGTTCCTCTGGCTGCCGCTGTCGCACGTGCTCGGCAAGATCCTGCTGACCATCCCGATGCAGATCGGCTTCCCGACCGCGATCGACGGCCGGGTCGACAAGATCGTGGAGAACCTCGGCGCCGTGAAGCCGACCTTCATGGGAGCCCCGCCCCGCATCTTCGAGAAGGCCAAGGGCCGGATCTCGATGATGATGCAGGAGGAGGGCGGCATCAAGTACCGCCTCTTCCAGTGGGCCGAGGGTGTGGGGGACAGGGCCGCCGCGCTGCGCTCCCAGGGCAGGGAGCCGTCGGGCCTGCTCGGGCTGCAGTACTCGCTGGCCGACAAGCTGGTCCTGCACAAGGTGCGCGAGCGCTTCGGTGGACGGGTCCGCTTCTTCGTCTCCGGTTCGGCGGCCCTCGACCCCGCGATCGCCAAGTGGTTCGACGCGTTCGGGATCCTCATCCTCGAGGGCTACGGACTGACCGAGACGAGCGCGTTCTCGTTCGTCAACCGCCCCAACGCCTACCAGCACGGCACCGTGGGCTGGCCGGCGCCGGGCACCGAGGTCAAGATCGCCGAGGACGGCGAGGTCCTGGTGCGTGGTCCGGGCGTCATGGAGGGCTACCACAACGCCCAGGACCAGACGGCCGAGACCATGGACGTCCAGGGCTGGCTGCACACCGGTGACATCGGCGAGGTTGACGAGCGCGGCTTCCTCAAGATCACTGACCGCAAGAAGGACATGTTCAAGACCTCGGGCGGCAAGTACGTCGCGCCGTCGCGGATCGAGTCGACCTTCAAGGGCATGTGCCCCTACGTCAGCCAGATGCTCGTGCACGGCGCCGACCGTCACTTCGTCTCGGCGCTGGTCACCCTCGACCCCGATGCGATGCAGGGTTGGGCGGCCGCCAACAACATGGCCGGCAAGTCCTACAGCGAGGTCGTCACGTCGCAGCGCTGCCGCGACATGGTCCAGGCCTACATCGACGAGCTCAACATGACGCTCAACCGGTGGGAGCAGATCAAGAAGTTCACCATCCTCGACAGGGACTTCTCGGTCGAGGAGGGCGAGATCACGCCGAGCATGAAGTTGCGCCGCAAGGTGGTCAACGAGCGCTACCGCGGCCAGCTCGACGCGCACTACGCGGACACGCCCGTGAAGTGA
- the rodA gene encoding rod shape-determining protein RodA yields MPGTWARSDWGLVIGALGLSLVGALLVWSATHNDAGTAYLTRHLLNTALGVALAAAVTRTGHQLLRAVAPVLYLLSVLGLVLVLTPLGSTVNGSRSWILLPGGFSVQPSELAKAALCLGLAIILGERLDRGAAPDGRDVAVAWAVAAVPIGLVMLQPDLGSALVLGALAFGVVALSGAPKRGLALVLGLVVAGVVAALTTPLLSDYQRDRLTAFADPQADPQGIGYQTRQVRIAIGSGGWQGQGLFEGRQTQGGFIPYQQTDFVFSVAGEELGFVGAAGLLLLLGFVVIRSVVVAARARDAFGRLMALGVATWFTFQVFENVGMNLGLMPVTGLPLPFVSYGGSSMFACWLAVGLVNNVHLSSLRR; encoded by the coding sequence CTGCCCGGCACCTGGGCGCGCAGCGACTGGGGCCTGGTCATCGGAGCGCTGGGGCTCTCCCTCGTCGGCGCCCTGCTGGTGTGGTCGGCGACGCACAACGACGCCGGCACGGCATACCTGACCAGGCACCTGCTCAACACGGCGCTCGGGGTGGCGCTCGCGGCGGCGGTGACCCGCACCGGCCACCAGCTGTTGCGCGCGGTGGCGCCCGTGCTCTACCTCCTGTCGGTGCTCGGGCTCGTCCTGGTGCTCACGCCGCTGGGGTCGACGGTCAACGGCTCCCGCTCGTGGATCCTGCTGCCGGGCGGGTTCTCCGTGCAGCCCTCCGAGCTCGCCAAGGCGGCGCTGTGCCTGGGGCTGGCGATCATCCTCGGCGAGCGGCTCGACCGCGGCGCCGCGCCCGACGGCCGCGACGTCGCGGTGGCGTGGGCGGTCGCGGCCGTGCCCATCGGGCTGGTCATGCTGCAGCCCGACCTGGGCTCGGCGCTGGTGCTCGGGGCCCTGGCCTTCGGCGTGGTTGCCCTGAGCGGGGCACCGAAACGGGGCCTGGCCCTCGTGCTGGGGCTCGTGGTGGCCGGGGTGGTGGCCGCGCTCACGACCCCGCTATTGAGCGACTACCAGCGCGACCGGCTCACCGCCTTCGCCGACCCGCAGGCCGACCCGCAGGGCATCGGCTACCAGACCCGGCAGGTGCGCATCGCCATCGGCTCCGGCGGCTGGCAGGGGCAGGGCCTCTTCGAGGGCCGGCAGACGCAGGGCGGGTTCATCCCCTACCAGCAGACCGACTTCGTCTTCTCGGTGGCGGGGGAGGAGCTCGGGTTCGTCGGCGCCGCCGGCCTGCTCCTGCTCCTCGGGTTCGTCGTCATCCGCTCGGTGGTGGTCGCCGCGCGGGCCCGCGACGCCTTTGGGCGCCTCATGGCGCTCGGCGTGGCCACCTGGTTCACGTTCCAGGTGTTCGAGAACGTCGGGATGAACCTCGGCCTCATGCCCGTGACCGGGCTGCCCCTGCCGTTCGTGTCCTACGGAGGGTCCTCGATGTTCGCCTGCTGGCTGGCCGTCGGGCTGGTCAACAACGTGCACCTGTCCAGCCTGCGGCGCTGA